Within Flagellimonas maritima, the genomic segment CTAATCATTTCGATAAATATGGGTATAGCGCAAATGAAACTTTAGAAAAACTAAAAAACGACTGGGAATTTCAATCAGTTTATGGAATGGTAATAACCAAATTGCATAAAAATGAGCGAGAGAAATTATTAACTGAATTAATAAAAATTGAGCAAACGATTAAATCAAATTTTGAGCATTATAAATTGATGTCTGACTATGACCCAAAGTCTGAAATTAGTGAATTAGGGAATTTGGAAGAAATTAAACCTAGAATTCAAGAGTTAAAGCCTTTATTATCAAATGATATTATTACGGACCAACTAGCTGAATTAAAAGATGCTGTCATTAGAGGAGAAAGTATTAAAGTACTTTCTCTGTACAACCTTTTTCACGAAGAAATTGGTCAGTTAGATAAAGATGACCAAGAAATGATAGCTATTTATATGCTTTCTCTCTACGAATCAATTTTTGAGGATTCAAGAGATTTAGCAAATGACAAAACTTATTCTACAATTGGAAAATACATCCACACAAAAAGAGGAAAAGAAAAGTTACAAACTTTAGCGGAATTTTGTGTTGTCCATTTTGGTGGAGATGAATGGCACGTTGGACATCAAATGGACGTTTTTCAACAAATATTTAATTCCGTTAGTACAGATACACAGGACGACTTGAAAAAAGGAATAACGGACTTTATGCCAAAAGAAAGAGATAAAGTTTCTAAATACGGACTTTGGCCATTTTATGATGAGGCAGTAAAAAGGAACATTATAGATGAAAAGTACAGCAGCTAACAACGTATATAGCTCATAGCTAGTCGATTGCATAAACGAAGTTAAGGCATATTTGGAAAGTCGCCAAATTTTTAAATTTGACGATTTCCAATAAAAAAGATAAATAGTAAAATTTAAAAATCTGGCTTGTGCTCAACCGAAAAATAAAAGCTAATTTGCACGCTACGAGCCATATACAAGACCGTTCAGGTCAATTCGGCCGGTGCCGACCCGCGTTGCTATATTTTGCTTCGCAAAAACCCGCCCCACGGGAAATCGACCTGAACGGAAGCGCTGTACCAAATTGCTTTTTCCCCTCTCCAGGTCCGGCGCCCGGCCAGATAACCCAGTGCGCACGGTTGAACTGACATGAACACCTGGCTATAAGCAATTTGGCACGGCCTTACCTGTATTTTGCCCTTTATGGCTATCTTAGATACCCAACAGAACAAAATCCACGGCCGCACTGCGTATAGCGCTTCCGTTGCCTGCAATTTGACAAAAACCTATGAAGAAAATTAAACTTACATTTTTAAGTATCATAATTATAACTTTATTTTCTTGTAATCAGAAAGTATATAAAGCTCTGAATGAACTAAAGAATATGCCACTAGCAGATTACAGTTATGTGATTGAACCAAAGTATACTGAATCCCAAGAATCGGCGGAATTTAAAGTTAAAGAATTATTTTCTGCGGAAGAATCTAAAATCGGAACTTATCATATTCACGGATATGACAAAGAAACCAAAGAACAAATAAATGAGCGAATGTGGTTGCAAACTGTATTATTGAATTCTAAAAATCTGACTGACTATCGGAACGAAGAATTAGCAACGGAATCGGCAAAAGAAGTTGCGGAATTTGTAATTAAACAATTAAGCAATGTTTCTGACTATGAAAAAATACAAATCACATTTGTAAGACAATGGAACGACGGAAATATTAAACAAGAAAAAAGAACTGTTTATTTGACAATTCCTAAACTGAATAAAACTGAATTTTGAATAAAAACTGCGTAGAACACCATGTATAATTCATTGCTAGTTAGAGCCTATTTACGAAAGTCTTCGCGGACTTTCTATCTGTGATTTACTTGCTAAATTAACTGCTAACCCACGCAACTACTCATAGCCGAGACCGTTGTCATTAATCCTAAAAAACTATGAGACAAATTTCAATCTTCCTCTTTTTAATTTTAGTGGGTTGTAAAAGTGAAACCAAAAACAAAAGTGAAATCGAAACTGACAATCAATCTGAAATGACAACTGAAACCGAAGATGGAATTGATAAATCAGTTTCTGAAATGTGGAACGACTTTACCAAAGCAAACACTGAATTTAAAAACGATGAAATTCCTGAATCTGACTTTTTCCACAATAACGAGAAAGAAGCAAACCGGTTGGCTGAATTGACTCTGACTGGAAAAAAGAGAGCTTCATCTGGACTTAATAAATTATACCAACAATACAATGCGGATTTACCAACTGTTGGAACAAAACAAATCGTTACTGACTTTAATGGACGAGCAATAGCTATAATAGAAAATGTAAGTGTCGATACCATTCCATTCAACAAAATCTCTAAAGAATACGCTGAATTGGATATGGGAACAAACACCGAACCTCTTGAAAAATGGAAAAAAGCACATTGGGATTTTTTTGAGAGCTTCTTAAAAGAAAGCGGAGAGAAACCGACCGAAGAAATGCTCATAGTCGCTGTAGAATTTAAAAGAATATGGCCGAAAAATGAATAAAATACTAATGGCTGACAATCTATAGTCGTAAATTACTCACTAATATTATGTTTTTATCATGGAGTTCGTCAGTCGCTGTAAGCTAGTCGGCGGATTCGACTACCCCTCGACTACGCTCGGGGCTGGCTCAATCCACTCGGAATTGCTAAAGTCCGTGCCAAACCGAAAAACAGTAACTTAAAACCCGTAACCTACGGTTATACGAGACCGTTGTAGTGCATTTGAGAGCAACCTAATGAAAATCAAGAATCTGATATTAATAATTGGAATTTTAAGTAGTGTTTTCGGATTTAGCCAAAACAAAAAATCTAATTGAACTGACTTCAAATCAAGACGCTGAAGAAGGTTGGCAAGATTTAAAAGATATAGTTTAGGCTTCGGGCTTTATCGCAAGGTCTGTGTATATTTATGAAGTCGCTAAATGCATAAGCTTTAGCCATACCGTTCTGGTGCACTTGAAAAAACACCGAGAATAAAATATGATATTATCTTCGATATTGATAATTGTAGGCTTTTTGAGCCTAATTTTTGGAGCGAATTGGCTTGTTGACGGAGCCTCTTCATTGGCGAAAAAAAACAATGTTTCCGATTTAGTTATTGGATTAACAATTGTTGCATTTGGTACTTCCGCACCTGAATTAGTGGTAAATTCGGTAGCTTCATTTAACGGACTCTCTGACATCGTTTTAGGAAATATTATTGGAAGTAACAGTTTTAACTTGTTTATAATTCTGGGAATAGCAGGTTTAATTTATCCGATTACGGTTCAATCTTCAACAGCTTGGAAAGAAATTCCTATTTCCTTAATTGTTGCAATATTGCTATTTGTGTTTGGCAACGATTTTTTTTTCAATCAGAATCCTAAAATTTCAAGAGTTGATGGATTAGTATTATTAGCGGGTTTTATTTGTTTTATCTATTATGTTTTTCGCCAATTGAAACAAGAAAAAACAGACATAATTAATTATGAACATAAATCAAATCTCAAAATTTGGACTTTGGTATTATTTGGTGTTGCTGGACTAATAATTGGCGGAAAATTAGTTGTTGATAATAGTATAAATATTGCAACTCAATTGGGCATTAGTCAAAAAGTGATTGGTTTAACGATAATTGCGGCTGGAACGTCACTTCCAGAATTAGTCACTTCAATTGTTGCTGCCTTAAGAAAGAATAGCGATATCGCAATTGGAAATGTAATTGGTTCTAACATTTTTAATATACTGTTAATACTCTCCATAAGCTCGCTTTTAAATCCCATAGAATACAATACGAACTTCAACCAAGATTTATTAATCTTAATCGGAGGAACAGTTTTTTTGGTTATTGCAATGTTCACAGGGAAAAGAAAAAAACTTGATAGATGGGAAGCATTGATTTTATTAAGTTTTTATTTGATTTTTACAACTTATTCAATAATGAAAGAAATATAAAAAACGCACCACAACTATGGCTATGAGTAATGGCGCCGTTCTCACCTACCCTTTGGTTCCGCTCAGGGCTGGCTTCTGAAAATTCTAGCAGATTTTCAGTTTGGTGTGTAACTGCAGGCAGGCTTGCCAAGTCAATTGCCAAACCACGCAACTTCTC encodes:
- a CDS encoding ASCH domain-containing protein, whose amino-acid sequence is MRQISIFLFLILVGCKSETKNKSEIETDNQSEMTTETEDGIDKSVSEMWNDFTKANTEFKNDEIPESDFFHNNEKEANRLAELTLTGKKRASSGLNKLYQQYNADLPTVGTKQIVTDFNGRAIAIIENVSVDTIPFNKISKEYAELDMGTNTEPLEKWKKAHWDFFESFLKESGEKPTEEMLIVAVEFKRIWPKNE
- a CDS encoding calcium/sodium antiporter → MILSSILIIVGFLSLIFGANWLVDGASSLAKKNNVSDLVIGLTIVAFGTSAPELVVNSVASFNGLSDIVLGNIIGSNSFNLFIILGIAGLIYPITVQSSTAWKEIPISLIVAILLFVFGNDFFFNQNPKISRVDGLVLLAGFICFIYYVFRQLKQEKTDIINYEHKSNLKIWTLVLFGVAGLIIGGKLVVDNSINIATQLGISQKVIGLTIIAAGTSLPELVTSIVAALRKNSDIAIGNVIGSNIFNILLILSISSLLNPIEYNTNFNQDLLILIGGTVFLVIAMFTGKRKKLDRWEALILLSFYLIFTTYSIMKEI